In Candidatus Epulonipiscium viviparus, one DNA window encodes the following:
- a CDS encoding phosphodiester glycosidase family protein → MKLTILLMIILTTLATNDAYALDVFHEIKEEQIITEGVLHTQTSLVTNIGWLDVNVLQVDLTNFNVKVAPIDAGVFDTKQTIYKMATDTGAVAAVNADFFSLTSTVPSFGAAIADGAVKQIYSTELAEVGPEMNMASVFVDKNLNILMDYIDTTVSLHASNGEVAYANGYNKIGTYFNLPVVLDDQYTATTNEITAKFPRAATLVIKNGVVALHKTSGAVDIPKNGFAVVMDNSFASEMFRKFPIGMPVTVHVDTALSNKSLPNFHNLPEINELIFGIGGGGLILQDGHPYLGAANIVGKQVRHPRTLIATTDKFGELLLITIDGRQYSAGATHDEVIQILLDLGAKDAMYLDGGGSTTMVARDRGEFDLSVQNLPSDGAQRKVMNGLGIFSINKPDKLDDIHLTIDRSITAVGEPITFAITGIDQSSNPIELSDYNIEIIGIEADITDNNTIVPKTAGNAFIVASKDGVESEVKIHVAEKLVGIEIEPAVINLNVGAKQTVKIIGTTNEGDQIEIAAAQLSDPSELLKINNYTISSTKAGVAVLKASYHDLTAAASIVIGAAEVSIESFEDALPTWFGDTPQVSGSVKASTWFANHGKRAVAVNYTFSPNKTRSTAIVTFPDPLILPTDSMRLNLMVRGNNSADTLKIEVMDQSGKIYFLTLANELDFDQYRKLSVDLPAEIDLPARVTSLYISAPTTAKKTSNTIYFDNLTATRGNNISGNFGTATDHTFDPLYTENFRLQTGEYYINIIGPTHTNSFMLAEDLQQSLTSALTANGAQVIMASKDNIPLDILNAYRTNFGFWQTIYKDVQLVYLDTSNHSIIDTNTLGWSNIKNVLDNTSKNHIILVTEHNPLTGFSNTKEGTAFHDYLASLDKNVFVITTTRNKNEVQIIDNVRYINTIGLNISEDDLAKASFLQFKVEGNRIYYTFRNISP, encoded by the coding sequence ATGAAATTAACAATACTATTAATGATTATATTAACCACTCTAGCTACAAATGATGCCTATGCCCTCGATGTTTTTCACGAAATCAAAGAGGAACAAATTATAACCGAAGGGGTTTTACACACTCAAACCAGCCTTGTAACAAATATTGGTTGGCTTGATGTTAATGTATTGCAAGTTGATTTAACTAATTTTAATGTTAAAGTTGCACCCATCGATGCGGGCGTTTTCGATACCAAACAAACAATATATAAAATGGCCACCGATACAGGTGCTGTTGCTGCTGTGAACGCTGATTTTTTCAGTCTCACCAGCACAGTCCCTAGCTTTGGCGCCGCTATTGCCGATGGCGCTGTCAAGCAAATTTACTCAACAGAGCTAGCAGAAGTGGGTCCAGAAATGAATATGGCAAGCGTTTTTGTTGACAAAAATTTAAACATACTGATGGATTATATCGATACGACTGTTTCGCTCCATGCTTCAAACGGTGAAGTTGCCTATGCAAATGGCTACAATAAAATCGGTACATACTTCAATCTTCCTGTCGTCTTGGATGATCAATACACTGCAACTACAAATGAGATTACTGCAAAGTTTCCACGCGCTGCCACACTGGTTATCAAAAATGGTGTGGTGGCTTTACACAAAACTTCTGGGGCAGTAGACATACCCAAAAATGGCTTTGCAGTCGTGATGGACAACTCCTTCGCATCAGAAATGTTTCGCAAATTTCCTATCGGCATGCCAGTAACAGTTCACGTTGATACTGCTCTTAGCAACAAAAGCTTGCCAAACTTCCATAATCTTCCTGAAATCAACGAACTTATATTTGGCATCGGCGGCGGAGGTCTAATTTTACAAGATGGGCATCCTTACTTGGGCGCTGCCAACATCGTGGGAAAACAGGTCCGCCATCCCCGCACGCTCATTGCCACAACAGATAAGTTTGGAGAATTATTACTTATCACCATCGATGGGCGCCAATACTCTGCCGGTGCCACACATGATGAGGTCATCCAAATTTTGTTGGATCTAGGTGCCAAGGATGCGATGTATTTAGATGGTGGCGGCTCCACTACTATGGTTGCGCGAGACAGGGGAGAATTCGATCTCTCGGTACAAAACTTACCATCTGATGGTGCGCAACGCAAAGTTATGAACGGCCTTGGCATCTTTTCTATCAATAAGCCCGACAAACTCGACGACATTCATCTAACTATCGATCGCTCCATAACTGCAGTAGGCGAACCCATAACATTTGCAATCACTGGAATCGACCAATCTTCAAATCCTATCGAACTCAGCGATTATAATATTGAGATTATAGGTATCGAAGCCGACATTACAGACAACAATACGATTGTTCCCAAGACTGCAGGCAACGCATTTATTGTAGCGTCAAAAGACGGTGTAGAATCTGAAGTTAAAATTCATGTTGCAGAAAAATTAGTAGGCATAGAAATCGAGCCCGCTGTCATAAACTTGAATGTTGGTGCCAAACAGACAGTTAAAATTATCGGCACAACCAACGAGGGCGATCAAATCGAAATCGCTGCAGCACAACTGTCCGACCCTTCAGAGCTTCTCAAGATCAATAACTATACGATCTCATCAACCAAAGCTGGAGTTGCAGTGCTTAAGGCAAGCTATCATGATCTGACTGCTGCTGCAAGCATAGTTATTGGTGCCGCCGAAGTGTCTATCGAATCGTTTGAAGATGCGCTTCCAACATGGTTTGGAGATACACCACAAGTTTCTGGCTCAGTAAAAGCATCAACGTGGTTTGCAAATCATGGCAAGCGCGCTGTTGCGGTAAACTATACCTTTTCGCCAAATAAAACTCGCTCTACTGCAATAGTAACATTTCCCGACCCCCTCATATTGCCTACCGATTCTATGCGTCTAAATTTAATGGTTCGAGGAAATAATTCTGCAGATACATTAAAAATTGAGGTAATGGATCAGAGCGGCAAAATATATTTCCTTACACTAGCAAACGAGCTCGACTTTGACCAATATCGCAAGCTGAGCGTCGACCTACCTGCGGAGATAGATCTGCCTGCAAGAGTTACTTCTCTATATATTTCTGCACCAACCACCGCAAAGAAAACTAGCAACACTATCTACTTCGACAACCTCACTGCAACCCGAGGCAATAACATCTCTGGCAATTTTGGAACAGCCACCGACCACACATTTGATCCGTTATATACAGAAAATTTTAGGCTCCAAACTGGTGAATATTATATCAATATTATAGGCCCCACTCACACCAACAGCTTTATGCTCGCCGAAGATCTACAGCAGTCACTCACCTCAGCACTCACTGCAAATGGCGCACAGGTAATTATGGCTTCCAAAGACAACATCCCGCTCGATATTCTCAATGCCTATCGCACCAATTTTGGCTTTTGGCAAACCATATATAAAGACGTTCAATTGGTCTATTTGGATACTAGCAACCACAGTATTATCGATACCAATACACTCGGGTGGTCAAATATAAAGAACGTACTAGATAATACTTCTAAGAACCACATTATTCTTGTTACCGAACATAATCCTCTTACAGGTTTTTCCAACACAAAAGAGGGCACCGCATTTCACGATTATCTCGCATCTCTAGACAAAAACGTATTTGTTATTACCACCACTCGCAACAAAAACGAAGTCCAAATTATAGATAATGTTCGCTATATAAATACTATTGGTCTAAACATTTCTGAAGATGACCTTGCCAAAGCTTCGTTTTTGCAATTTAAAGTTGAGGGAAATCGAATTTATTACACATTTAGAAACATAAGCCCTTGA
- a CDS encoding LCP family protein has translation MQKPSKGFFNFFINSFIVTSIVLALIFSGSIWAYQKHIYVDSTDPSDPSNHPAALTTAVASTQVSTPVAATDIEEVNKTVAVLGTDAQGYRTDVIIVANYNSITGKINLVSIPRDTRVEWTQAQKTAMRKQHGYTMSVTKINEMSSYTGIDNIDNYALAYIENLLGIQIDNYVIVSLTAFREIVDAVGGVYIDVPIDMYYYDPIQALYIDLKAGPQLLDGVKAEQFVRYRSMPGGDVDRIKMQQLFLEAFADKVLSPSIILKIPNLIQILFSSIKTDISITEIFQYYGYLKDFSLDNLHFYTLPGKGQYIGHISYFIPDMAAIEDFSKSIFFEHVE, from the coding sequence ATGCAAAAACCATCGAAAGGATTTTTTAACTTTTTTATAAACTCTTTTATTGTCACCTCAATTGTTCTAGCCTTAATTTTTAGTGGAAGCATTTGGGCCTATCAAAAACATATCTATGTCGATTCTACAGATCCCTCAGATCCTTCTAATCATCCTGCGGCACTCACCACCGCTGTTGCATCTACACAAGTCAGCACACCTGTCGCTGCAACCGATATAGAAGAAGTAAACAAAACCGTTGCTGTACTTGGAACAGACGCCCAAGGCTATCGAACAGACGTCATTATCGTTGCCAACTACAACTCCATAACCGGCAAAATCAATCTTGTTTCTATTCCGCGAGATACCCGAGTTGAGTGGACTCAAGCCCAAAAAACTGCGATGCGCAAGCAACATGGCTACACAATGAGCGTTACCAAAATCAACGAAATGTCTTCATATACTGGTATAGATAACATAGATAATTATGCATTAGCTTACATCGAAAACTTGCTCGGCATTCAAATAGACAACTACGTTATAGTTTCATTAACTGCCTTTCGCGAAATTGTAGATGCGGTTGGTGGTGTTTATATTGACGTACCGATTGACATGTATTATTATGACCCCATTCAAGCTTTGTATATCGATTTAAAAGCTGGCCCGCAGTTACTAGACGGTGTCAAGGCCGAGCAGTTTGTTCGATATCGATCTATGCCTGGTGGTGATGTCGACAGAATTAAGATGCAGCAACTATTTCTAGAAGCGTTTGCTGACAAAGTACTTAGCCCGTCTATTATTCTTAAGATACCTAACCTAATTCAAATTTTATTTAGCTCCATTAAAACAGATATATCAATTACCGAAATTTTCCAATATTATGGATATCTCAAAGACTTTAGCTTAGACAATCTCCATTTTTATACATTACCTGGAAAGGGGCAGTATATAGGACATATCTCGTACTTTATTCCAGATATGGCCGCCATAGAAGATTTCAGCAAAAGCATATTTTTCGAACACGTTGAATAG
- a CDS encoding deoxyribonuclease IV, whose amino-acid sequence MLKIGSHVSMSNGLIGAAEEAWSYGANTFMIYTGAPQNTRRSPIEKLKIKEGQEFMKAHGISDIVVHAPYIINLAAAKEDTYAFAKEFLKLELARTKTLGSEYLVIHPGAYTSATLDEGIDRIVAAINSALQEDGPTLLLETMSGKGTEIGKNFHEIKRIIAGVIMKNKIGVCFDTCHLHDSGYDIVEDFDGVLKEFDELVGKDYIKVVHLNGSINVRGAKKDRHANLGADRTNPRGEDKIGITAIKKIVANPICQNIPLILETPWLDKNTNLYKEEIELLRGN is encoded by the coding sequence ATGCTAAAAATTGGTTCACATGTTTCTATGTCTAATGGATTAATAGGAGCTGCAGAAGAAGCGTGGTCGTATGGAGCAAATACGTTTATGATTTATACAGGAGCACCGCAAAACACTAGGCGTTCTCCAATTGAGAAGCTGAAAATAAAAGAAGGTCAAGAATTTATGAAGGCCCATGGAATTAGCGATATAGTAGTTCACGCACCATATATTATTAATCTTGCTGCAGCCAAGGAAGACACTTATGCCTTCGCAAAAGAATTTTTGAAGCTAGAATTAGCTAGGACAAAGACACTAGGATCAGAATATCTGGTGATTCATCCGGGAGCATATACTTCCGCTACCTTAGACGAAGGGATAGATCGTATAGTTGCAGCAATAAATAGTGCGTTACAAGAAGATGGGCCCACGCTGTTGTTGGAAACGATGTCTGGAAAAGGAACAGAGATCGGAAAAAATTTCCACGAGATAAAGAGAATTATTGCAGGAGTTATAATGAAAAATAAGATTGGAGTCTGCTTCGATACATGCCATCTTCATGACAGCGGCTATGATATTGTAGAAGATTTCGACGGAGTTCTAAAAGAATTTGACGAATTGGTCGGAAAGGATTATATTAAGGTGGTGCATCTTAATGGCTCAATAAATGTGCGAGGAGCCAAAAAAGATAGGCACGCGAATTTGGGAGCGGATAGAACTAATCCACGAGGCGAAGATAAAATTGGGATCACTGCAATTAAAAAGATCGTTGCAAATCCAATATGCCAAAATATTCCGCTAATATTAGAAACTCCGTGGTTAGATAAAAATACTAATTTGTATAAGGAAGAGATTGAACTGTTGAGAGGGAACTAA
- the ymfI gene encoding elongation factor P 5-aminopentanone reductase, producing MKNKIVLVTGSSRGIGKAIANAFLKQGDYVILNSGNSEEELIQTYEEFMSRGYPCTYYKADLAIYKEALSLFDFIVEKTGSYPDVVINNAGISYYKLFTETKPNEWTKVINTNLNSAYHCSYLALPYMIKNHSGIIINISSIWGSVGASLEVAYSTSKSALHGFTKALAKEVGPSNIRINAIACGWIDTGMNNLFDNEDRAIFLNDVPLMRAGSVTDVAKVCLFLASDNASYITGQIITLDGGLT from the coding sequence ATGAAAAATAAGATTGTGCTTGTTACAGGTTCGTCGCGTGGGATCGGAAAGGCTATTGCGAATGCTTTTTTAAAGCAGGGGGATTATGTAATACTAAATTCGGGTAATAGCGAAGAAGAATTGATTCAAACTTATGAAGAGTTTATGTCACGGGGTTACCCATGCACTTATTATAAGGCTGATTTAGCTATATACAAAGAAGCTTTATCCTTGTTTGACTTCATAGTGGAAAAAACTGGATCATATCCAGATGTAGTAATCAATAATGCAGGCATAAGTTATTACAAACTTTTTACGGAAACCAAGCCAAATGAATGGACAAAGGTTATAAATACCAATCTAAATTCTGCATATCACTGTAGTTATCTAGCATTGCCATATATGATAAAAAACCATTCTGGAATCATCATCAATATTTCATCGATTTGGGGAAGCGTTGGTGCTTCATTAGAAGTTGCGTATTCTACGAGCAAAAGCGCTTTGCATGGGTTTACTAAGGCACTAGCAAAAGAGGTTGGGCCATCTAATATAAGAATCAATGCAATAGCCTGTGGGTGGATCGACACTGGAATGAATAATCTATTTGACAACGAAGATAGAGCGATATTTTTAAACGACGTACCGTTGATGCGAGCAGGAAGTGTAACGGATGTTGCCAAAGTTTGTTTGTTTCTGGCAAGCGATAATGCAAGTTATATTACGGGGCAAATCATTACACTCGATGGGGGGCTAACCTAA
- a CDS encoding RHS repeat domain-containing protein, giving the protein MKKILMSKLIAATVLLNISQIASAVEIPKPEAFELLPALVHVFPEQAEEAEDKEIDPDIEVESNLIAKQHYWGGEVGLIETYVYNESDQLIQKIETEGNTQLITEYNYNKNGDLVQKVSSNGEIIDYLYNKWGNMVQEIRHHDIYETTTTYTYEYDDYNNLTKKAFFNTRDQIDADTYVYNDRGLLSAEYIEGNKYPRCKYFYDENDNLIKIEYYVVEKKLATKELSYETTYTYDELGRLIQDDFYTYEYDDYGNIAKQVSIFGAESFYTDYVYEHVELEKSEKIDAIIDSIEIPTTLGDAENNMTIPVVTGTAIVDGAAEESTTAIVDGAAAESTTAMDWKQEYINFISTHAPIPSMFQTDFYKLVHIDDDEIPELYIDGQYVSDIQYILASGGRYLALSTYGLEDVYYIPNSGNLVVDQWLSVEEYKLTKDGFELVEEINSYGFEDKSIILDFGVVTYGFEDMRQAMTKDSVLMGVEEELKSYQEIIEEIENY; this is encoded by the coding sequence ATGAAAAAAATTTTAATGTCTAAATTGATAGCAGCAACTGTTTTATTAAATATTTCGCAAATAGCAAGTGCTGTTGAGATTCCAAAACCAGAGGCATTTGAACTTCTTCCTGCTTTAGTACATGTATTTCCAGAACAGGCAGAAGAAGCAGAAGACAAAGAAATTGACCCCGATATAGAAGTAGAAAGCAATCTTATTGCAAAGCAACACTATTGGGGTGGAGAAGTTGGGCTTATAGAAACCTATGTCTACAATGAGTCTGATCAGTTAATACAAAAAATTGAAACAGAAGGAAATACGCAGTTAATAACAGAATACAACTATAATAAAAATGGTGACTTGGTACAAAAAGTTAGTTCTAATGGTGAAATAATAGATTATTTATACAATAAATGGGGAAATATGGTTCAGGAAATACGCCATCATGATATCTACGAAACAACAACAACGTATACTTATGAGTATGACGATTATAACAACCTAACAAAGAAGGCGTTTTTTAATACCCGAGACCAAATAGATGCGGATACCTATGTGTACAATGATCGGGGGTTGCTGAGCGCTGAATATATAGAGGGAAATAAATATCCTCGATGCAAATATTTTTATGATGAAAATGACAATTTGATAAAGATAGAGTATTATGTGGTAGAGAAAAAGTTGGCTACAAAAGAATTGTCATATGAAACTACCTATACATACGATGAGCTGGGTAGATTGATTCAAGATGATTTTTATACTTATGAATATGATGATTATGGAAATATCGCAAAACAAGTATCGATATTTGGTGCAGAAAGTTTTTATACTGATTACGTATACGAACACGTTGAGTTAGAAAAGTCCGAAAAGATAGATGCAATTATAGATTCTATAGAGATACCGACAACGCTGGGTGATGCAGAAAATAATATGACAATACCTGTAGTAACCGGCACGGCAATAGTAGATGGAGCAGCAGAAGAATCTACAACTGCAATAGTAGATGGAGCAGCAGCAGAATCCACAACTGCAATGGACTGGAAACAGGAATATATAAATTTCATATCAACCCATGCGCCGATACCGAGCATGTTTCAAACAGATTTTTACAAATTGGTGCATATAGACGACGATGAAATTCCGGAATTATATATAGATGGGCAATATGTAAGTGACATTCAGTATATACTGGCAAGTGGGGGGAGATATTTAGCCCTCTCTACATACGGACTAGAAGATGTGTATTACATTCCAAATTCAGGAAATTTGGTTGTAGATCAATGGCTGTCTGTTGAAGAATATAAATTAACAAAAGATGGATTTGAATTGGTAGAAGAGATTAATTCATATGGCTTTGAAGATAAATCGATTATATTGGATTTTGGTGTAGTAACGTATGGCTTTGAAGATATGAGGCAAGCGATGACAAAGGATTCTGTGTTGATGGGAGTTGAAGAGGAGCTTAAATCCTATCAGGAAATAATAGAAGAGATTGAGAATTATTAA
- a CDS encoding carbohydrate ABC transporter permease, whose translation MKIKPKTIAYHIVVFSAGILMIYPLLWLFFSSFKETSTIFATSDELFPRVWTIQNYITGWAGFSKTTFATYFGNSLYISIVATIGTVISSSFVAYGFSRCNFRGKKILFAAMLVSMMLPAQILMIPQFIWYNQLGWVNSYMPLTVPYFFAIQGFFVYLIHNFINGIPKDLDEAARIDGCSIYGIFFRIILPLIVPAIITSTIFSFIWRWDDFLGALLYVSDSAKYPISLALKLFSDPASSTDYGAMFAMSILSIMPIVILFICLQKYLVEGIATSGLKG comes from the coding sequence ATGAAAATTAAACCAAAAACAATTGCGTATCATATAGTGGTTTTTTCTGCAGGCATCTTAATGATATATCCTCTATTATGGCTATTCTTTAGCTCTTTTAAAGAAACTTCCACTATATTTGCAACATCAGATGAGTTGTTTCCCCGAGTGTGGACTATCCAAAACTATATTACCGGTTGGGCCGGGTTTTCTAAAACTACTTTTGCCACATACTTTGGTAATTCATTATATATCTCTATAGTAGCCACAATCGGCACAGTCATTTCTTCATCATTTGTCGCATATGGCTTCTCGCGCTGCAACTTTCGTGGCAAGAAAATCCTCTTTGCTGCAATGTTAGTCTCCATGATGCTGCCTGCACAAATATTGATGATTCCACAATTTATTTGGTATAATCAGCTAGGCTGGGTCAACTCATATATGCCTCTAACCGTCCCATATTTCTTTGCTATACAAGGTTTCTTCGTGTATCTTATCCACAATTTTATAAATGGAATACCCAAAGATCTCGATGAAGCTGCCCGCATTGATGGTTGTAGTATATATGGAATCTTTTTTCGAATTATACTTCCACTAATCGTTCCGGCAATCATCACTTCTACAATATTTTCATTTATATGGAGATGGGATGACTTTTTGGGTGCCTTGCTATATGTATCAGATTCTGCCAAATATCCTATTAGCTTAGCATTGAAGTTATTTTCTGACCCAGCGTCTTCAACAGATTATGGAGCCATGTTTGCTATGTCAATTTTATCTATAATGCCAATCGTTATATTATTTATATGCTTGCAAAAATATCTAGTTGAAGGAATCGCGACTTCTGGATTAAAAGGGTAA
- a CDS encoding carbohydrate ABC transporter permease, which yields MKERFKRTRIWLEKEHVAGVIFASPFIIGFLFFLIIPMLLSLYYSLCSYNILSPPKFIGLDNYIKIFTDDPKFLKSVGVTFYYAVMSVPLRLIFALAVALLLVKNSKMSGFYRAVFYLPSIIGGSVAVAVLWKRIFATDGVLNSLLNSIGLETSFAWLGNTSTAIWVLILLAVWQFGSSMLIFLASLKQIPHSLYEATLMDGATKSQTFFKVTLPLLTPTIFFNLIMQTITGFLAFTQCYIITQGKPLDSTLFYAVYMYQQSFEFYNAGYAAALAWIMLLIIGLVTGILFLTKKFWVYEGGL from the coding sequence TTGAAGGAACGTTTTAAACGAACTCGAATATGGTTAGAAAAAGAGCATGTTGCCGGCGTCATCTTTGCTTCGCCATTTATCATAGGCTTTCTATTTTTCTTGATAATACCTATGCTACTTTCTTTATATTACTCATTGTGTAGCTATAATATTTTATCTCCACCCAAGTTTATTGGCCTCGACAATTATATCAAAATCTTCACCGATGATCCAAAATTTCTAAAATCTGTAGGTGTTACATTTTATTATGCGGTTATGTCTGTACCGCTTCGACTAATTTTTGCCCTTGCCGTTGCCTTATTACTTGTTAAAAATAGTAAAATGTCGGGATTTTATCGTGCGGTATTCTACCTGCCTTCTATCATTGGGGGTAGCGTTGCTGTTGCTGTATTATGGAAGCGCATCTTTGCTACCGATGGAGTTCTCAATAGTTTGCTAAACTCTATAGGTTTGGAAACGTCATTTGCCTGGCTTGGAAATACCAGTACGGCTATATGGGTACTAATTTTGCTAGCAGTATGGCAATTCGGCTCATCGATGTTAATATTTCTCGCTTCATTAAAACAAATTCCTCATAGCTTATATGAAGCAACGCTGATGGATGGCGCGACCAAATCACAAACATTTTTTAAAGTAACATTGCCATTGCTTACACCCACCATATTCTTCAATCTTATAATGCAAACCATCACCGGATTTTTAGCCTTCACACAATGTTATATAATTACGCAGGGTAAACCTTTAGATTCCACATTATTCTATGCTGTATATATGTATCAACAGTCGTTTGAGTTTTATAATGCCGGCTATGCTGCAGCCCTCGCTTGGATTATGCTATTAATTATCGGCCTAGTTACTGGAATTTTATTTTTGACCAAAAAGTTTTGGGTATATGAAGGAGGTCTGTAA
- a CDS encoding ABC transporter substrate-binding protein, with protein MKIFKIFTLTLGLSIALTACASADPDATDDISMIWWGNQVRNEVTQDALDLFSQQNGNISIDPQFSNWSEYWGKLAILATSKSLPDVIQQDHAYINQYVENGLIVNLNPYIESGALNVSNIDPNILASGTVDGNVYAICAGINAPALAYNKTLLDDLGIAVDNDLSIAEFVAISKEVYEKSGVKTDFGLSGSFNMVNYTLRGEGKSLYNAAGDALGVDSEDDLLTWFQLYEQGIAEKWAIGPEILVERVGNEQSPLVYGNTPETRSWCEPKHSNELTVVQNIASLENIDIALTTWPSDDITSSNYLKPGQFFSLSAHNNNPDLAVKLLDFLTNSIEANQILLAERGIPASNVVASELLPYLNDVQKEAATYVNDVVATNSSVISPPDPPKSGEINALLFNLMEQIGYGVITAEEAAAEFFESGNKILANK; from the coding sequence ATGAAAATATTCAAAATATTTACTCTTACGCTCGGATTATCCATTGCTCTTACTGCCTGCGCATCTGCAGATCCTGACGCTACCGATGACATATCTATGATCTGGTGGGGCAATCAAGTTCGAAACGAAGTTACTCAAGATGCTCTAGACTTATTTAGCCAACAAAACGGAAATATTTCTATAGATCCTCAGTTTTCAAATTGGTCTGAATATTGGGGCAAATTGGCTATTCTTGCAACTTCAAAATCTCTCCCAGATGTTATTCAACAAGATCATGCATACATAAATCAATATGTCGAAAACGGTTTAATTGTTAATCTTAATCCATATATAGAATCTGGTGCGCTAAATGTTTCTAATATAGATCCCAACATACTTGCTAGCGGAACTGTCGATGGCAATGTCTATGCAATCTGTGCCGGAATTAATGCTCCTGCATTGGCGTATAATAAAACGTTACTCGACGACCTCGGCATTGCTGTAGATAACGATTTATCTATCGCCGAATTTGTTGCTATCAGCAAAGAGGTCTACGAAAAATCTGGTGTCAAAACCGACTTCGGGCTTTCTGGATCTTTTAATATGGTAAATTATACTCTGCGCGGAGAAGGCAAATCATTATATAATGCCGCTGGAGACGCGCTCGGTGTAGACTCCGAAGATGATCTCCTAACCTGGTTTCAGTTGTATGAGCAGGGCATTGCCGAAAAATGGGCAATCGGTCCCGAAATACTTGTCGAAAGAGTGGGCAACGAGCAATCTCCTCTTGTATACGGCAATACTCCCGAAACTCGCTCTTGGTGCGAACCAAAACACTCCAACGAACTTACCGTTGTTCAAAATATAGCCAGTTTAGAAAATATCGATATAGCATTAACTACTTGGCCCTCCGATGATATTACTTCCTCCAACTATCTAAAACCTGGCCAATTTTTCTCTCTTTCTGCTCATAACAATAATCCAGACCTTGCTGTAAAATTGCTAGATTTTTTAACTAATTCTATTGAAGCCAACCAAATTTTATTAGCCGAACGTGGCATTCCGGCTTCTAATGTCGTGGCATCCGAGCTTTTGCCTTATCTTAATGATGTCCAAAAAGAAGCCGCTACATATGTAAATGACGTTGTTGCTACCAATTCTTCTGTCATCAGCCCTCCCGATCCTCCAAAATCTGGTGAAATCAACGCTCTTCTTTTCAATTTAATGGAACAAATTGGATATGGAGTCATCACTGCCGAAGAAGCTGCCGCAGAATTTTTTGAATCTGGTAACAAAATCTTAGCAAATAAATAA